A stretch of Kaistella flava (ex Peng et al. 2021) DNA encodes these proteins:
- a CDS encoding cysteine desulfurase family protein — protein sequence MNKIYLDNAATTPLSEEVIDAMVDVLKNNYGNPSSTHSLGQEAKILIENVRRDVADYLKVTPAEIIFTSCGTESNNMIIKSCVDHLAVERIITSPLEHKCVAETVLDMKKRRGVEVAYLRPDKKGDVNLEQLENLLKSSDKKTLVTLMHANNEIGNLLDIKKVAKMCKENNALFHSDTVQSMAHMDLDFSDIPVDFASCSAHKFHGPKGSGFAFIRKASGLKGIITGGPQERSLRAGTENVCGIVGLGKALEIYLKNMDSYANHIKEIKQYTIDQLSQKIEGVKFNGRSAEMDNSLYTVLSVLLPFKDPMIGLKLDMKGIAISQGSACSSGASKPSMVMMMVVDEEEMDHTTPLRVSFSHFTTKEDIDALVNAVEEIAESFQIEKANVEHR from the coding sequence ATGAATAAAATTTATTTGGATAATGCTGCGACTACGCCGCTCTCCGAGGAGGTTATCGATGCAATGGTAGATGTTTTGAAAAACAATTATGGTAACCCGTCATCAACTCATAGTCTTGGTCAGGAAGCTAAAATACTGATCGAAAACGTAAGAAGAGATGTTGCAGATTATCTAAAAGTGACTCCGGCAGAAATAATTTTTACTTCTTGTGGGACAGAATCTAATAACATGATCATAAAATCGTGTGTCGATCATTTGGCGGTAGAGCGAATTATTACTTCGCCGCTTGAACACAAATGTGTGGCCGAAACGGTTTTGGATATGAAGAAAAGAAGAGGAGTTGAAGTGGCTTATCTTCGTCCTGACAAAAAAGGAGATGTCAATTTAGAACAATTAGAAAATCTGCTAAAAAGTTCTGACAAAAAAACTTTGGTGACCTTAATGCACGCCAATAACGAAATTGGAAACCTTCTTGATATTAAGAAAGTAGCTAAAATGTGCAAAGAAAATAATGCATTATTCCATTCTGATACGGTACAGTCAATGGCACATATGGATTTGGATTTCTCTGATATCCCAGTAGATTTTGCTTCTTGCAGTGCACACAAATTCCACGGACCAAAAGGAAGTGGTTTTGCATTCATAAGAAAAGCTTCAGGATTAAAAGGAATTATTACCGGTGGTCCACAAGAAAGAAGCTTAAGAGCAGGAACAGAAAATGTTTGCGGAATCGTAGGTTTAGGAAAAGCTTTAGAAATTTATCTTAAAAATATGGATAGTTATGCTAATCATATTAAGGAGATTAAACAATATACGATCGATCAACTTTCTCAGAAAATTGAAGGCGTTAAATTCAACGGAAGAAGTGCTGAAATGGACAACAGTCTTTATACAGTATTAAGCGTTTTGTTGCCTTTCAAAGATCCAATGATTGGGTTAAAGTTAGACATGAAAGGAATCGCAATTTCACAAGGAAGTGCGTGTTCTTCAGGAGCATCTAAACCGTCCATGGTAATGATGATGGTGGTAGATGAAGAGGAAATGGATCATACGACACCTCTAAGAGTATCTTTCAGCCACTTTACAACCAAAGAAGACATTGATGCTTTGGTCAATGCGGTAGAAGAAATCGCAGAGAGCTTTCAAATAGAAAAAGCAAATGTTGAGCATAGATAG
- a CDS encoding HAD-IB family hydrolase gives MKKLYCFDFDGTLTYSDTMFLYLKFYNASKFRIQFIKHIPLFTLLKMKLLDAEKVKKSFISSILKGQSKAKIEKKSQQFFEQYYPEIVRGNALDFIKNIDHTHTDCYIVSASLDIWVKPFADQFKMNLVATQAEFKNDIFTGNFVGNNCNGIEKVNRIKEIISGKKYDKTIAFGDTSGDKEMLDWANEGQFKFFH, from the coding sequence ATGAAAAAATTATATTGCTTTGATTTTGATGGAACGTTAACATACAGTGACACCATGTTTCTGTATCTTAAATTTTATAATGCTTCGAAATTTAGAATTCAGTTTATTAAACATATTCCGCTTTTTACTTTGTTGAAAATGAAACTTTTAGATGCTGAGAAAGTGAAGAAGAGTTTTATTTCTTCCATTCTTAAAGGTCAATCTAAAGCGAAAATTGAAAAAAAATCACAGCAGTTTTTTGAACAATATTATCCTGAAATTGTTAGAGGAAATGCTTTGGATTTCATTAAAAATATCGATCATACTCATACGGATTGTTACATCGTTTCTGCCTCGCTTGATATTTGGGTGAAACCTTTTGCAGATCAATTTAAAATGAATCTCGTTGCAACGCAGGCAGAGTTTAAAAATGATATTTTCACCGGCAATTTTGTTGGAAATAACTGTAATGGAATTGAAAAAGTAAATAGAATTAAGGAAATCATTTCGGGTAAAAAATATGATAAAACCATCGCTTTTGGAGATACTTCTGGCGATAAAGAAATGTTAGATTGGGCAAATGAAGGTCAGTTTAAATTTTTTCATTAA
- a CDS encoding SDR family NAD(P)-dependent oxidoreductase — MIVLGSNSEVAQAFVEKTLSAGDKFSKIYLFTSNKETTEKFAKHLEVKFVQQSEIIELDLLKPIDYTTFDEIDSELLFCATGYLGEGTEEGLYDNRNTEKIIDINYAKLIPVLNFFANKMERQRSGTMIVLSSVAGERGRQSNFIYGSAKAGLTAYLSGLRNYLFANKVHVLTVKPGFMATKMTEGLPLNPKLTASPKQAAEAIYKAYKSKKNIVYVLPIWSVIMLIIKNIPEFIFKKLKL; from the coding sequence ATGATCGTTTTAGGAAGCAATTCAGAAGTTGCACAGGCATTTGTTGAGAAGACTTTAAGTGCCGGTGACAAATTTTCGAAAATATATCTTTTCACTTCTAACAAAGAAACCACAGAGAAATTTGCAAAACATCTTGAGGTGAAATTTGTTCAGCAATCAGAGATTATCGAACTCGATTTATTGAAACCAATCGATTATACGACTTTTGACGAAATTGATTCTGAACTTCTTTTTTGCGCAACAGGATATCTTGGTGAAGGTACCGAAGAAGGACTTTACGATAATAGAAATACGGAGAAAATCATCGATATCAATTATGCGAAATTAATTCCAGTTCTTAATTTCTTTGCCAATAAAATGGAGCGACAAAGATCAGGAACAATGATCGTACTTTCTTCTGTTGCTGGTGAACGCGGACGACAAAGTAATTTTATTTACGGAAGTGCAAAAGCAGGTTTAACTGCTTACTTAAGTGGATTAAGAAATTATCTGTTTGCCAATAAAGTTCATGTTCTTACGGTAAAGCCTGGTTTTATGGCAACTAAAATGACGGAAGGTTTACCGCTGAATCCCAAATTAACTGCAAGCCCAAAACAAGCAGCAGAAGCAATTTATAAAGCCTATAAAAGCAAGAAAAACATTGTTTATGTCTTACCGATTTGGAGCGTTATCATGTTGATTATTAAAAATATTCCAGAGTTTATTTTTAAGAAATTAAAACTTTAA
- a CDS encoding FAD-dependent oxidoreductase, producing MKPNYKQTVTNWGNFPVVEKEMKSEDSSAKIRDYVRHNHDIIARGNGRCYGDAALSENIFSTKRLNKFISFDRLNGIIECESGVLLSDVLEVIVPQGYFLFITPGTKFITVGGAIASDVHGKNHHAEGCFSEYVIEFSLMNEKGEILNCSKTENADKFWSTIGGMGLTGIILSAKFKLKNIESTYIRQESIKAENLDEIFKLFDESESWTYNVAWIDCLQKDKNLGRSIMMRGEHAFKHELPKKLQENSLKLKKINSPSIPFYLPNFILNNLTVKLFNYLYYSKQRKKEIKNFVHYETFFYPLDVVSDWNRIYGKNGFIQYQMVIPKEKGKEGMKKILETIAKSGNGSFLAVLKLFGKDNVEAYNSFPMEGYTLALDFKVNKKLKKLVAQLDDIVEEFGGRIYLTKDSMSKSSLTNYLQNVQNPKFVSMQQKRIQNN from the coding sequence ATGAAACCAAATTATAAACAGACCGTAACGAATTGGGGAAATTTCCCAGTGGTGGAAAAGGAAATGAAGTCCGAAGATTCGTCTGCTAAAATTAGAGATTACGTCCGCCATAATCATGATATCATAGCCAGAGGAAATGGCAGATGTTACGGTGACGCAGCACTTTCTGAAAATATATTTTCTACCAAAAGACTAAATAAATTCATCAGTTTCGACCGTTTAAATGGAATCATTGAATGTGAGTCCGGCGTCTTGCTTTCGGATGTTTTAGAAGTAATCGTTCCTCAAGGTTATTTTCTTTTTATAACTCCAGGCACTAAATTTATTACGGTTGGTGGTGCAATCGCTTCCGATGTTCATGGTAAAAATCATCATGCAGAAGGTTGTTTTTCAGAATATGTAATCGAATTTTCTTTAATGAACGAAAAAGGAGAAATCCTAAATTGTTCCAAAACTGAGAATGCTGATAAATTCTGGTCAACAATTGGTGGAATGGGATTAACCGGAATTATCCTCTCGGCAAAATTTAAATTAAAAAATATTGAAAGCACTTATATTCGTCAAGAAAGCATCAAAGCAGAAAATTTAGATGAGATTTTTAAATTATTTGATGAAAGTGAATCTTGGACGTATAATGTTGCTTGGATTGATTGTCTTCAAAAAGATAAAAATTTAGGGAGAAGTATTATGATGCGCGGCGAGCATGCTTTTAAACATGAATTGCCCAAGAAATTACAGGAAAATTCTTTAAAGCTAAAGAAAATCAACAGTCCCTCAATTCCTTTCTATCTTCCCAATTTTATTTTAAATAATTTGACGGTTAAATTATTTAACTACTTGTATTACAGTAAGCAGCGTAAAAAAGAAATCAAAAATTTCGTGCATTACGAAACGTTTTTTTATCCTCTGGATGTGGTCAGTGACTGGAATCGGATTTATGGTAAAAATGGTTTTATTCAATATCAAATGGTCATTCCAAAAGAGAAAGGTAAAGAAGGAATGAAGAAGATTCTGGAAACCATCGCTAAAAGTGGAAACGGATCTTTCCTCGCTGTCTTAAAATTGTTCGGTAAAGACAATGTAGAAGCATACAATTCCTTTCCGATGGAAGGTTATACTTTGGCTTTGGATTTTAAAGTCAATAAAAAATTGAAGAAACTGGTAGCTCAACTTGACGATATCGTAGAGGAATTTGGCGGCAGAATTTATTTAACCAAAGATTCGATGAGCAAATCATCATTGACGAATTATCTGCAAAATGTTCAGAATCCGAAATTTGTTTCGATGCAGCAAAAGAGAATTCAAAATAACTAA
- a CDS encoding decaprenyl-phosphate phosphoribosyltransferase: MKKYLKLLRVEQWVKNLFVFLPLFFSGNITHYDLLLKSVFAFIIFSLVASSIYIINDYSDIESDRKHPEKKDRPLASGEISKSKAKIILVILLTLIFVLMFLSRDFLLDNLWKFASIVGFYFVMNLAYTFKLKHVAIVDVMIISIGFVLRVLAGGYATGILISQWAILLTFVLALVLAIGKRRGELINAQISGRTRKSLDGYNVQFADIALSISCALAIVCYLMFTLSPEVQQRFHPRVFYTVIFVVFAFLRYLQQTLVYNKTESPTKIIYKDRYIQVTLVLWLAAFLLQIYFKK, encoded by the coding sequence ATGAAGAAATATTTAAAACTGCTTCGCGTAGAGCAATGGGTCAAAAATCTATTTGTTTTCTTACCGCTATTTTTTTCGGGAAATATTACCCATTATGACTTATTGCTAAAAAGTGTTTTTGCTTTTATTATTTTTTCTCTGGTAGCGAGTAGTATTTATATCATTAATGATTATTCAGATATCGAATCCGATAGAAAACATCCGGAAAAAAAAGACCGTCCGTTAGCAAGTGGAGAAATTTCAAAATCAAAAGCTAAGATTATTTTAGTGATTTTGTTGACTTTGATTTTTGTTTTAATGTTCCTGAGCAGAGATTTCTTATTAGATAATCTCTGGAAATTTGCAAGTATTGTAGGTTTTTATTTCGTCATGAATTTAGCATATACGTTTAAATTAAAACACGTTGCAATAGTTGATGTCATGATTATTTCGATTGGTTTTGTCCTTCGGGTTTTAGCTGGCGGTTACGCAACCGGAATTTTAATTTCACAATGGGCAATTTTGCTGACATTTGTTTTGGCGTTAGTTTTAGCAATTGGTAAAAGAAGAGGAGAACTCATTAATGCTCAAATATCAGGTAGAACAAGAAAATCACTCGACGGCTATAATGTACAGTTCGCGGATATTGCACTTTCTATCAGTTGTGCTTTAGCAATCGTATGTTACTTGATGTTTACGCTTTCTCCAGAAGTGCAGCAGCGATTCCATCCAAGAGTTTTTTATACGGTAATCTTTGTTGTATTTGCTTTTTTACGCTATTTACAGCAAACTTTGGTTTATAACAAAACCGAATCTCCTACCAAAATTATTTACAAAGACAGATACATTCAAGTCACCTTAGTGCTTTGGTTGGCGGCGTTTTTATTACAAATTTATTTCAAGAAATGA
- a CDS encoding OmpA family protein, whose amino-acid sequence MKIFNKTNIAALFISASMLTMTSCEAVKNSNNQQKGTVIGAAAGAVLGGVLGNNLGRGRNAPLGAVLGGVVGGVAGNVIGNKMDKQAKEIKETLPGAEVERVGEGIKVTMKENMVNFAFNSSDLTSDAKVNLNKLATVLANNPDTNINIYGYTDSKGTDSYNLSLSDRRAAAVKSYLASKGVSSSRMNTMGMGEADPVATNDTDAGRAQNRRVEFAITANENMINAAGNN is encoded by the coding sequence ATGAAAATTTTTAATAAAACAAACATCGCAGCTTTGTTTATCTCAGCATCAATGTTGACAATGACCAGTTGTGAAGCAGTAAAAAACTCAAATAATCAACAAAAAGGAACTGTAATCGGTGCTGCCGCAGGAGCAGTATTAGGTGGAGTTCTTGGAAATAATTTAGGTAGAGGTAGAAACGCACCTCTGGGAGCTGTTCTTGGTGGAGTAGTTGGTGGAGTAGCCGGTAACGTTATCGGTAACAAAATGGATAAACAAGCCAAAGAAATCAAAGAAACTTTACCAGGAGCAGAAGTTGAAAGAGTAGGGGAAGGAATCAAAGTAACGATGAAAGAAAACATGGTTAACTTTGCATTTAATTCATCAGACCTTACCTCTGATGCAAAAGTAAATCTTAATAAATTAGCTACCGTTTTAGCAAATAATCCAGATACCAATATTAATATTTACGGATATACAGATAGTAAAGGAACCGACTCTTATAACCTTTCCCTTTCTGACAGAAGAGCTGCGGCAGTAAAAAGCTACTTAGCATCTAAAGGTGTTTCTTCAAGTAGAATGAATACGATGGGAATGGGTGAAGCTGATCCAGTTGCTACCAATGATACCGATGCTGGTAGAGCACAAAACAGAAGAGTAGAATTTGCAATTACAGCAAATGAAAATATGATTAATGCAGCTGGTAATAACTAG
- a CDS encoding lipocalin family protein has protein sequence MKNLLLAGIIGAAMTVSCSTAKTAQSDRADFLKLKGDWQITSVNYDNNYKVKPFDEGADAQCFVGSHWKLVPNNWTGSYTINGGGDCPSVMQPIKFEVTNGNEFKFKKLMEGTKAKAVTAGYSLNLISQTADQFSLEQNIPSGGDNVRVVYNFERTSMK, from the coding sequence ATGAAAAATTTATTATTAGCAGGAATTATCGGAGCAGCAATGACTGTTTCATGTTCTACAGCAAAAACAGCTCAGTCAGACCGGGCAGATTTTTTAAAATTGAAAGGTGACTGGCAAATTACCAGTGTGAACTATGACAACAATTATAAAGTAAAGCCATTTGACGAAGGTGCAGATGCACAATGTTTTGTTGGTAGTCACTGGAAATTGGTTCCAAATAACTGGACAGGTTCTTACACCATAAATGGTGGTGGAGATTGCCCAAGTGTAATGCAGCCAATTAAGTTTGAAGTAACCAATGGTAATGAATTCAAATTCAAAAAATTAATGGAAGGCACTAAAGCAAAAGCGGTCACTGCTGGATATTCATTAAATTTAATTAGTCAAACCGCAGATCAATTTAGTCTGGAACAAAATATTCCTTCAGGTGGAGACAATGTAAGAGTTGTTTACAACTTCGAAAGAACTTCAATGAAATAA
- a CDS encoding S8 family serine peptidase produces MKKILIAAYFMTGFAVFAQQTAAPLDPMQDKNLMTWYHQDFASSNVYGVNTQNAYKYLESKGLKPKPVIVGVLDSGVDVEHPGLIKNMWRNVNEIPGNGIDDDGNGYIDDIYGWNFIGGKNGDIDVDNMEVTRVVKKYQSVFEGPNSAQNKANQAKMPAEFDMYMKSKEIFTKKSVEAKQNYETYKRISDMIPSMIAMLNGQNLTPDVVVSIKPTTPEQAMAAQVLGQISKDPSVAGKSPAEVQKFLEAQMKEALDYYEPQALKQYNLDYDPRASIVGDHYDDYAEKNYGNNHYKGPDAQHGTHVAGIIAGLPQGNEVQYGVGYKVAKIMTVRAVPNGDERDKDVANAIRYAVDNGARILNMSFGKPVSPGKDVVWDAFKYAESKGVLLVKAAGNENEDIAEHVYFPTNFKNVTDPKPFINNMIVVGASTNDNEFLRAGFSNYNKKLVDVFAPGEKIYSTVPDGKYEYLQGTSMASPVVAGAAAVLLAYMPNLTPAEMIESLVKTSNKSTVNAMINSNTNNRFDMISEAGGVIDLKKAAEYAYTHFYKASANSAPLKAKPSTIKKKAVKRKAVKK; encoded by the coding sequence ATGAAGAAGATATTAATTGCCGCGTATTTTATGACCGGCTTTGCAGTTTTTGCGCAACAAACTGCTGCTCCGTTAGATCCAATGCAAGATAAAAATTTGATGACTTGGTATCATCAGGATTTTGCATCATCTAATGTTTATGGCGTAAATACTCAGAATGCTTACAAATATTTAGAATCAAAAGGCTTAAAACCAAAACCAGTAATTGTTGGAGTTTTAGATAGTGGAGTAGATGTTGAACATCCAGGTCTTATCAAAAATATGTGGAGAAACGTGAATGAAATTCCAGGTAATGGGATTGATGATGACGGGAATGGTTATATCGACGACATCTACGGCTGGAATTTCATTGGTGGAAAAAACGGTGATATCGATGTAGATAACATGGAGGTAACTCGTGTTGTTAAAAAATACCAGTCGGTTTTTGAAGGACCAAATTCTGCACAGAACAAAGCGAATCAAGCAAAAATGCCGGCAGAGTTTGACATGTACATGAAGTCAAAAGAAATTTTCACCAAAAAAAGCGTTGAGGCAAAACAGAATTACGAAACCTATAAGAGGATTTCAGACATGATTCCTTCAATGATCGCAATGTTAAACGGTCAAAATCTAACTCCGGATGTTGTAGTTTCAATTAAACCAACAACACCAGAACAGGCGATGGCTGCTCAAGTTTTAGGACAAATTAGTAAAGATCCGTCTGTTGCAGGAAAATCTCCAGCTGAAGTGCAGAAGTTTTTAGAAGCTCAGATGAAAGAAGCTTTGGATTATTATGAGCCACAAGCTTTGAAACAATATAATTTGGATTATGATCCAAGAGCTTCAATCGTTGGAGATCATTATGACGATTATGCTGAAAAAAATTATGGTAATAACCACTACAAAGGTCCAGATGCACAACACGGAACTCACGTTGCTGGAATCATTGCCGGTCTTCCTCAAGGAAATGAGGTGCAATATGGAGTAGGTTATAAAGTCGCGAAAATCATGACGGTTCGTGCAGTTCCAAATGGTGATGAACGAGATAAAGATGTTGCAAACGCGATTCGATATGCCGTAGATAATGGTGCGAGAATATTAAATATGAGTTTTGGTAAACCAGTTTCGCCAGGAAAAGATGTTGTTTGGGATGCCTTCAAATATGCAGAATCTAAAGGAGTTCTTTTAGTGAAAGCTGCTGGAAACGAAAATGAGGACATCGCTGAACACGTTTACTTTCCAACGAACTTTAAAAATGTTACCGACCCAAAACCTTTTATTAATAATATGATTGTTGTAGGAGCTTCTACCAATGATAATGAGTTTTTAAGAGCTGGTTTCTCCAATTATAATAAAAAATTGGTTGACGTATTTGCACCAGGTGAAAAAATTTATTCTACTGTACCAGATGGTAAATATGAATATCTTCAAGGTACTTCAATGGCATCTCCAGTAGTTGCAGGTGCTGCAGCTGTTTTACTTGCTTATATGCCAAATTTAACTCCAGCTGAAATGATTGAGTCATTAGTGAAGACCTCAAATAAGTCCACTGTGAATGCAATGATTAATTCCAATACCAATAACAGATTCGATATGATTTCTGAAGCGGGTGGAGTAATCGATTTGAAAAAAGCAGCAGAATATGCTTACACTCACTTCTACAAAGCCTCAGCTAATTCAGCTCCTTTGAAAGCAAAACCTTCTACCATAAAGAAAAAAGCTGTTAAAAGAAAAGCTGTTAAAAAGTAA
- a CDS encoding WbqC family protein, producing MAILLPVFYLPPVSWFSIFLQEDAEIIFEQYESFPKQTFRNRANIYGANGKLSLIIPMNHSGSRLLKDIQTSTRDKWQQLHWKSIKTAYQSSPYFDYYEDQLEGIFNFKSTSLLEFNLNALKVIQKILKTEKAYSLNEEFFKEPKELSYRDQFSAKSETAFQMEDYYQSFSDKYGFLEDLSIIDLICNKGPESMTYIRNIKLK from the coding sequence ATGGCCATTTTATTACCTGTATTTTATCTTCCACCAGTTTCGTGGTTTTCCATTTTTTTACAAGAAGATGCAGAGATTATTTTCGAACAGTACGAAAGTTTCCCCAAACAAACCTTTCGAAACAGAGCCAATATCTATGGAGCAAATGGGAAGCTATCATTGATCATTCCAATGAATCATAGCGGAAGTCGGTTGTTAAAAGATATTCAAACTTCAACACGGGATAAGTGGCAACAACTTCACTGGAAGTCCATAAAGACCGCTTATCAATCTTCTCCGTATTTCGATTATTACGAAGATCAACTGGAGGGAATTTTTAATTTTAAATCAACTTCATTATTAGAATTTAATCTTAATGCTTTAAAAGTGATTCAGAAAATTCTGAAAACAGAAAAGGCATATTCTTTGAATGAGGAGTTCTTCAAAGAGCCAAAGGAACTCAGTTATCGAGATCAGTTTTCAGCAAAATCAGAAACCGCTTTTCAAATGGAAGACTATTATCAGTCTTTTTCAGATAAGTATGGTTTTTTAGAAGACTTATCTATAATTGACCTTATTTGTAACAAAGGCCCAGAATCGATGACCTATATTAGAAATATTAAACTTAAATAA
- the lepB gene encoding signal peptidase I codes for MDYFLTYLIYVVILSVIMGISTWKLFKKMGYNPLFAFVPFYNYFIILKETEHSKWWVILSYVPIIGPIMMTAFHLFLMRHFGKKSFVQTLLTIFLPFIYLAVVNYSKDAEVEKEDDLYLTDEEKLAKKKDTFTGSITFAVVFATVIHVFVTQPFGIPTGSMERTLLVGDFLFVNKWSYGFRMPMRPVALPFLQGTISDTGQKGNPKDDPKSYVDAIKLPYTRILQLKKPQRHDIVVFNYPQDSVHTAIDRKDPYVKRCVAVAGDLMEMRAGRLFINGQPEVILGDQQLQHKYIATTGSQLDIPALYKIYGFLPVQEIQTQNGFMYDFQGLTDKTAKEIKALPQIIEMKEHIWAKDSAAVSYKVNAARDAYTKNIDTTQSIFPINKKWNQDWYGPLRIPKKGDVVILNQETLPEYQWIISEYEHHHLENKNGKIFIDGKEATQYTIQQDYYMMIGDNRDASLDARFFGFVPEENIVGSPMFTWMSVQGLFKDSGSTYQADTKIRWDRMFKATNTGELHKTSYWWVAVLILGLFFGWDFIMKFFRKKEEEEN; via the coding sequence ATGGATTACTTTCTTACTTATTTAATTTACGTCGTCATTCTCTCTGTAATAATGGGGATTTCTACGTGGAAACTTTTCAAAAAAATGGGTTACAATCCGCTATTTGCGTTTGTGCCTTTTTATAATTACTTCATCATTTTAAAAGAAACCGAGCATTCCAAGTGGTGGGTAATTTTATCTTACGTTCCGATTATCGGACCGATCATGATGACTGCTTTCCATTTGTTTTTGATGAGACATTTCGGAAAAAAATCTTTTGTGCAGACTTTGTTGACAATCTTCCTTCCTTTTATTTATTTGGCGGTGGTGAATTATTCCAAAGATGCAGAAGTTGAAAAAGAGGACGATCTATATTTAACAGACGAAGAAAAATTAGCCAAAAAGAAAGATACTTTTACGGGTTCAATTACTTTCGCTGTAGTATTTGCTACGGTTATTCACGTTTTTGTAACTCAACCTTTTGGGATTCCGACAGGTTCCATGGAAAGAACACTTTTGGTAGGAGATTTCTTATTTGTAAATAAATGGTCTTACGGTTTTAGAATGCCGATGCGCCCAGTTGCATTACCTTTCTTGCAAGGAACGATCTCGGATACAGGACAAAAAGGGAATCCGAAAGATGACCCAAAATCTTATGTGGATGCCATCAAACTTCCGTACACCAGAATTTTGCAGTTAAAGAAACCGCAGAGACATGATATCGTAGTGTTTAATTATCCGCAAGATTCGGTTCACACTGCGATTGATCGAAAAGATCCTTACGTAAAAAGATGTGTCGCTGTCGCCGGCGATCTTATGGAAATGAGAGCAGGAAGGCTTTTCATTAACGGACAACCAGAAGTTATTTTGGGAGATCAGCAACTTCAGCACAAATATATTGCCACCACTGGAAGTCAATTAGACATTCCGGCTTTGTATAAAATCTATGGCTTTTTACCGGTTCAGGAAATTCAGACTCAAAATGGTTTCATGTATGATTTTCAGGGGTTGACCGATAAAACAGCGAAGGAAATAAAAGCGCTTCCACAGATTATCGAAATGAAAGAACATATTTGGGCCAAAGATTCTGCGGCGGTTTCTTACAAAGTAAATGCAGCCAGAGACGCTTACACCAAAAATATCGATACCACACAATCTATCTTTCCTATCAATAAAAAGTGGAATCAGGATTGGTACGGACCTTTAAGAATTCCGAAAAAAGGCGATGTGGTAATTTTAAATCAAGAAACATTACCAGAATATCAGTGGATTATTTCTGAATATGAACACCATCATTTAGAAAATAAAAACGGTAAAATCTTTATAGATGGCAAAGAAGCGACTCAATACACCATTCAGCAGGATTATTATATGATGATCGGTGATAACCGTGATGCCTCTTTAGATGCGCGATTTTTCGGCTTCGTTCCAGAAGAGAATATCGTTGGATCACCCATGTTTACTTGGATGAGTGTTCAGGGACTTTTCAAAGACAGCGGTTCTACTTATCAGGCTGACACCAAAATTCGTTGGGACAGAATGTTCAAAGCAACCAACACTGGCGAACTGCACAAAACCTCTTACTGGTGGGTTGCGGTCTTAATTCTTGGGCTGTTTTTCGGTTGGGATTTCATCATGAAATTCTTTAGAAAGAAAGAAGAAGAAGAGAATTAA
- the dapB gene encoding 4-hydroxy-tetrahydrodipicolinate reductase encodes MKIALVGYGKMGHIIDEIATKRGHEVVAKLSETPTLENLNNPDVVIEFSNPEVAFKNIKVCLENKIPVICGTTGWLDQKPEIEKIALQNNTAFLYGSNFSLGVNLFFALNEKLANLMKGFPEYNVQLEEIHHTHKKDAPSGTAISLAEGIIKNDNRFDAWKLEETQNKELGIFAIRENEVPGTHSVYYKSDVDEIEIKHTAFNRNGFAVGAVIAAEWIIGKTGNFTMNDVLFS; translated from the coding sequence ATGAAAATAGCACTTGTTGGTTACGGAAAAATGGGGCATATCATTGATGAAATTGCCACAAAAAGAGGTCACGAAGTTGTAGCGAAATTAAGCGAAACTCCAACTTTAGAAAATCTGAATAATCCAGATGTAGTAATCGAATTCTCCAATCCTGAAGTAGCTTTTAAGAATATTAAAGTATGCCTGGAAAATAAAATCCCTGTCATTTGTGGAACAACAGGCTGGCTCGATCAAAAACCTGAAATCGAGAAAATTGCGCTTCAGAATAATACTGCTTTCTTATACGGTTCTAATTTTTCTTTAGGCGTGAATTTATTTTTCGCTTTGAATGAAAAACTGGCTAACTTGATGAAAGGATTTCCGGAATACAACGTTCAACTCGAAGAAATTCATCATACCCATAAAAAAGATGCACCAAGCGGAACTGCCATTTCTTTAGCGGAAGGAATCATTAAAAATGATAACCGATTCGATGCCTGGAAATTGGAGGAAACTCAAAATAAAGAACTCGGTATTTTTGCCATCAGAGAAAATGAAGTTCCCGGCACTCACAGCGTTTACTACAAAAGCGATGTTGATGAAATTGAAATTAAACACACTGCTTTCAATCGAAATGGTTTTGCAGTCGGAGCCGTAATTGCCGCCGAATGGATCATCGGCAAAACAGGAAATTTCACCATGAACGATGTTCTCTTTTCATAA